The DNA window CCTGCCTGTACCGTGTTTGCTTGGAGCCCTAAAAAGTTGCCTGCGAGGCAACAGCTGCCTATGGCCAGGATATCGAAATCGACTGCCCGGACGTTGCAGCGTGATTGCCTAGGCTAGTGACCCTACGCCATCATGATTAGGAGACAAGGAGACATATATAAATAGAAGATGAAGCAGCCTGTGTTAGCTTTTAGACATAGCGAATATTAGAATATATACACATCACAATATTATACAACTTTATCATGATTTTCTTGCATTTTTTTGACATGACTAGATTAAATACTTCGgaaaattttttgaaaaaaaaatctgatCCAAATATGTTTCTTGCTAGATTAATTGATGTATTACCATTTAATAGTACAATCAAAGTGTATAACAAAATCAATTAGATGTAAGTTAGAAAGTTTTCTACTATTAACTTTCTCGGGCACAGGCTTCCAACCAAACAGGTCATTCTCAAGTTTGCCTGGTCAGACAGATTTCATGAAATTTTCAGGCAACTCCTAGACAACACTTTTTGCTAGGCAAGTCGTCCAGGCttccaaccaaacaggccctagatGACTCCTTCTTCTACCATTCCGAGCTTCAACGTCGTGCTGGCCAAGGTGTCGGTGTCTTCACGAGCGTGCAATGATCACTGAGACTTGAAACAGACATCTTCTTCGGCGAGTGGAGCGACAAGGTGCTAGGGATCAAGGGCAGCCCCAATGTTATGGGGCCGGGCTGCACCATGGCCTCTCTGTGTTTGCCCTGAATTGGTGGACACGGTAAAAAAAGTGTCAAGTTCTGTCCAGATTTAAAATGTACACAAACCGTCTCAGGTTTGTCGTTGAAATCCTTGTCAAATCTGTCAAAATATAACCTAAACATTTGATTCCAATAAAATTATAAGACCTCTAataaaataggggcaaaatcgcatgacTAAACTTGTCCTTTTTTTAACAAAAAGTCAGTACCGTTAATAAGAGGACTTCACGAAATAAGAGAAAACTCTTTCTTCAATTTGAAAATGCAGGGTTAAAATCCCAAAGATTAAAAAACAAAGCAAAATTACTATTTTGCTTCTAAACAAAGGCATGAACGTTTAAGCctctaaaataaaaaatatgtaCTAATCTACTACTACATTAATTGGTGCACAAATCGGCAGCGAGAGACACTAAAAAAATAAAGAGTAAATCTACGCGAGATGAAGCAAAGACACCGTGTCTAAAGATATGATTCGTTGTGGCCAGCTCGCTCAGCCAGCGCGTCCACGTCGCTGTTATTTCGTGGCCGTTCGATCGGCCGCGCGGACGGTCTAGATCGGGCGAGCCGCGGTCGTTTTACGAAAAACCCTTTTCAGTTTTCGGAAATTAACCCACGCTCCAGACGTCCTCTCAGAATGTTTTACAAAAAACGCCTCATGTTATTTCCAAATCACTGCGCAGTCCAGAACAGATGCGCACTGGTTTGTTTGCAAAAAAGACCTCCACTTTATCGAAATTCAACCCGCGCTCCATAGACACTCTCATCATTTTTTGCGAAAACATCCTCTGATTTTTCTCAAATCAAAAAACAGTCCACCTTtgattatttcttttcttttctccaaaAAAAATATGTGGGGCCCGTGCACCGCGCGCATGGGCGCGCCTGAAGGACTAGTTCATTGATATACGTGCGAGACTATCGCTTCGCAGCTCGCTAGTCTCTTTCCTTTCCaatctctttttttcttcttggacAAAGTCTGACACATGCTAACGACTATGACCACCGTTGACGGTGCCCATATCAAACTAATTCTCGTCATAATTAGTACTAAGTAATAATGTAATATCATCCTAATAATTtttaatttatttactaatgattAAGATTATATATACCTATATACTTATACTAAgtacatgcccgtgcgttgcaccaGGACCTTAGATTTTTGGACTAAACCTCACACGAACGGGTGAGCTCCATGGTTCTGAATGAGAGGGAATAAACCTCACGTGGATGCATGAGATCCATGGACACGTAGATCCGGCCTTTGTATCAGAATTAGAAAGAACGCGAACACGTgatctccgagtggaaaatgagTTGTATCGGATACGTGAGCTGGGCTCCGAGATTTggcccttgtttagatgccatccaaatttctaagttttttcactctctcttcatcacattaatttttagctatttgcatggagtattaaatgtaggtaaaaaaataactaattacacagtttagttggaaatcacgagatgaatcttttgagcctagttggtccacgattggacaatatttaccaaataagacaaaagtggtactattcatcgggttgaaattttttcgcaatctaagggggtgtttggttccatggactaaattttagtccatgtcacattggatgttcggatgctatttaggagaactaaatatgagttaattataaaactaattacatagatggagactaatttacgagacgaatttattaagcctaattaatctgtcattatcacatatttactgtagcaccacattgtcaaatcatggactaattaggcttaaaaattcgtctcgcaaattagccacaatctgtgcaattagttatttttttcgtctatatttaatacttcatacatatattcaaacatctgatGGGACAGAGATTAAAATTtttctgtaggaaccaaacaccccctaaacgaGGCCTTGGTATCACCGAATAGACGACGACGTTACATTCTCGGAGTCAGCGTACGCTAGCCTAGTGGTGCCTGACCTGAACCGCTCCCACACCGCCAGGTCCTGTAGATGGCGTACacggtgtgtgtgtgtctatatatatatatatatatatatatatatatatatatatatattttttgagcCGTAGCTTCTTACATATCATACTCTCGGAGTCGGAATTTTGACGGATATACTTAGCCTTCGTATAAGATCAGACTCGAATGGTAAAGCCTTGGTATCGGACTCAGAGCTGTATATGCTTTGTTTGATCTGATTAGATGTTTTACACGATTTTAATGTCTGTTCGGATCGCAGTGAGATTGCATTCAACGGTCCAGCGGGGCATCACGTTGCCAATGACTCCTAAGCCCTCCTCAGGTATTGACAAATGCCTTGAACAGATCCGTTTTGCCCTTTTCTTTCCAATGCCTGTATATCGAATGGGGTTCTCCTTGAATTCAGTGATCACAAATTAAGCCTGCAGCTTGTGATCAAGATATACCACGAAAAGAAGCTTGTGATCGTAACTCTTGGTTTTGTTTATTTGATGAACTAGCAGCAGCCAGTCTTGAAAACTGAAactaattttttttcttcctcAGTTATTTTTCTTGTTCTCTGAATCTTGCTAGCAAAATTAGCCAACACTTCTCTTGTCCTATCATGTAAATTTAATTTTCCATGCTGGGATGCATAACCTGGCCTATGTTGTTGAAGAAACATTTGTTTCCACGTTCATGCAGCGCACATTTGGTCTGACAATGTATGGTTATTGCTGTCACTTGCCTTCAGTGTTCTGATCCTAATTTTGTCCCTAATTCAAAGATGAAAGTGTGTATTTGATGTTACTCTTCGGAATCCATACAATATTCTGATATCTATCGTCTATTttgtaactttgttttttattctgaAGGGTTAAGAACGAGGCTTGAGTCTCCATATTTGTACGAAGTCCAATACTAATCTGATCGGGGGATGGATATGTGCCTTCCAGGTGAGAATCTAGAACTTTATTCTTAAACCAAGTGGAATTCTGTTATGATGTTATCGAGTAAAAGTAACAAATTATACCATAGGGACAGCTTAAGATGGATTTTTAATCTTGTCTGTTGACAGATGATCGTACCttcctttaggagtagatatgcAGTAGTGAGGTAAAACCGTAAGAGAATAGAATTGTAGAAAGTATTtatcattttttttttctgaaagtaAGCTTACCTAAGTACTTAAAAGAGTTAAATACACCGACAACCCTTAAACTTGTCCTGCAGTACttaaaagggctagatgcacttacatcATGCGGAAAGATTTTGTTCCGCCGAGGAGCTGATGAGGAGATCGATACATATATTcatgagttaaatgcaccatagatccattaacttgtgaggaggtttcaGTTAGGCCTATCAACTTTTAAAGTGTCTTTTTAGGTCCATAAACTTAGTATGgtgtatcacttaggtccatagcTGTCCACATTGGCTTCTCGTGCTGACGTGGCCTGCTGACTTGTCCTTCTAAAGCAACTATTACGCTTCATTTTGTCAAACATCCTCTGGGCGCACCAGCAGGTGAGCGAGGGGACGTGGAAAAGACGCTGGACGAAGCCAATGCGTCGGTGGAGGTGGCCTCCGTGTGCGCGCCACGCGGTAGCAGTGGAGGTGGCGGCAGCAGGGCATCGAATCGCTGTCTCCGCGAGACAATGGCGTGCGCGCCAGGTCCATGTCGTCCTGCCTACGGGCCTCCGGCGTCCGTAACTTCTCCATGGCCGGGTCTCCAGGCTACgccaccatcttcaacttcttcatCCAGAACCTCCGCTTCGCAGCCCCGGAGTTTCGCAAGCCGAAGGCCGTCGTGCTGCCCACCTCCCGGCGCGGCCTCCAGCGCGCGGTCCTCTGCGCGCGTAGTGCGTCGCTGGCCATCCGCGTGCGCAGCGGCCGGCATAGCTACGAGGGTCAGTCCTACACCGTCTCCGGCGGCGTGCTGGACGGCAAAGCGCCCTTCGTCGTGATCGACCTCATGAACCTGAACAAGGTCCATGTCCACGCCGCGTCGGCCACGGCGTGGGCGGAGTCCGGCGTGACGCTAGGCGAGGTCTATCACGCGGTGGCACTCGCATCGTCGTCGAACTCGAACAGGTCGTTGGCGGTCACCGCCGCGTCGTGCTCCACGATCAGTTTGGGCGGACACATCTCCGGCGGCGGCTTCAGGCCGCTGTCCCAAAAGTTCATGCTCGCGGCCGACAACGTGCTGGACGCGCTCCTCGTCGACGTGGTGGGCAGGGTCCTGGACCGCAGAGCCATGGGCGAGGACGTGTTCTGGGCcatccgcggcggcggcggcagttggGGAGCTGGCGGCAAGCAGAAGGACAACGGCAACAACGCGTCCATGGACGCAGCGCCAGGAGCTGGTCGTCCACGTCCGCCAGCAGCGGGTGCGTGTGGCACGACACGCTCGCCGAGCACACGTGCCCCGCCACTACTTTGCGGCCTCACTGATCTCGCCGGCTGCGGCACGGTCATTGTCGTCGGCGCCATCGATATCGTCGTCGTCACGTACGAATACGATCGATCTGTACGTATTGAAAGCGATTGGTGTGGCGAATGGTAGGGAGGAGCAGCTGTTGGAGCTCTGTTGCGTCTCATTCTCACACTGCTGTTGCTGATCCTGCAGCTGCTgatggtgctggtgctgctcaTGTGAGGAGGCCATGCCGCCATTGACATAGCAGTGGTTCATCGACGAAGCAGTGCCATGGGAGTTTGCAAAATCCAGGTTCACTCCAGAGGAGTAGAGGCCGAACCCTAGCCCCTGCAGGTTCCCTTGCTGGTGGTGCTGCAACGCGAGCATCGACAGGtagtcctgctgctgctgcgcatgGCTCACTGACGACGCCAACCTGACCGGGCCGAGGCTCTCATCCCGGCCCATGAGGTCGATGTCAATGTAGTTCACGTACGCGCGGCGTGGGTTGGAGGACGCGTGCGGCGTCATGTACCCATAGTACAAACAAATGACCGGAGCCATTCTATGACGCCGCCGGCCTCGTCGGCGTCCTAGTCCTAGGTGACGTCGTACTGAAGGGCGTACAGGTTGCCCGCGCGGTGCGGGAACGGCGTCGCCGTGGCGCTCAGGCGtgccatggcgccgccgtaggGGTCCATGGTCACATACCCCCCGGCGGCCCATTGGAGAGGTACCGGAGCATCGCTGCCAGGGAGTCCCTCGATCGAGATGGGCTGCTGCACGTAGTCGGACTTGTTCTTGCCGTAGTACTTGGTCTTGGACACCCTGCTGGTGAGCTCGTCCACCGAGCTCAGCCCGGCGAGCCGTGCTGCCGACTCGACCCAGCTCATCTCCGACACCTCGGACTCGGCGAGGCCCAGCTCTGGGAACCTCTCGTTCAGCACCGACATGGCCAGCTCCTTCGGCCCAAGAACCAGCCCTATGAATGTCACGTTACGATGATCTCGATCTTCCTGTGATAATGAGCTACTACCGATGGTGAGGGAAACCGAGAGGTAGAACTCGTCGGGCAGATCAGGCCCGACGAACGCCTAAGGGCTCCGGAAGTAGGTGTGGACCAGGTTGGCGCGCCACAAGTTCCACGGCTTCCTGCAGTAGGCGTTCACTTCCCGCTGCACAGCATCCAGCGAGCTCTGCGGCTCGAGCACGACGTCCTTGGAGATGCTGTTGAACAGCTACGCCACCGCCTTGTCGCTGCCGATGGCGTTCTGGATGATGCCGCCGGTGCTGAGCAACGCCACGTCCTTGGCGGAGTCGATGATGTTGTCCATGAAGAAGACGTACGCGGTCACGTCGTTGCCGGCGCCGACGTGCAGCCGCTCGAACGCCATCAGGTTGAGGAACATGAAGGAGACAGCGATTCGATGCCCtgctgccgccaccgccactgctACCGGCAGCCCGCACGCGGAGGCCACCTCCACCGACGCGTCGGCTTTGTCCAGCGTCTTCTTCACGTCCCCTCGCTCACCTGCTCGCGTGCTCACAGGATGTTTGACGAAATGAAACGTCAATAGTTGCTTTAGAAGGACAAATCAGCAGGCCACGTCAGCACGAGAAGCCAATGTGGACAgctatggacctaagtgatacacCATACTAAGTCTATGGATCCAAAAAGTCACTTTAAAAGTTGATGAACCTAACTGAAACCTTATCACAAGTTAATAGATCTCTGGTGTATTTAACTCTATATTCATTGTTTTGAGCCTTGATGGGTCCATCTGTCAGACCGGGGGGACTTCGGTCGCAGGAGCGCACACGAAGCCTGTATGTATGTGCACGAGACCCTATCTCTCTTTTTAGGTGTAGAAAGATTTCGAGGCCCACAGGTTTTCAATTGaatgtataaataaataaataaaataaaataaaaacagagCAACGCTTCCTCCTCGTCCACGTAGGCGGAGAGGCAGCTGCATGCTCGGTTGACCGCTCGCCGCCGGCCGTGTCCCTATTTGGGGTGGGAGGGAGGTGCTCTGTTCTGCTTCCCACGActcatccattcagacaagacagagACAGGTCTGCCTGCCTGCCtctgcctctcctctcctctcctctccccgcGCCCAACAACACGCCGCCCGATCCACGCCGGCCCCAATCCGAGCTGCCGAAGGTGTCCTCGTCTCCCCTCCCCTCCGCTCCTGGACGCCGCCCTCCCGCCCCGCCGGCGGTTgattccttctctccttcctcagGTACGTGCGTGCGGAACCCACCCCCTCCCCTGCCCTGCGTTGCTCCGACCTCCGATCCACCGGTGGTGGCCTGGTTGGTGTTCTCCACTTCTCCTCCGCGGACTCCTCCCCTTGACAGACAGACAAGCAGACGCGTTCCTTTCCTTCCCCCCTCGTCCGCGGCTAGCCGCTTGGCCGCCGCGGCTCTCTCCATGCGCGGCCCAGGCGTGCTCTGTCAGCGCGGTGCCTCCGATCCAACCAGGGAGGCAATGCAATGCTCTGTAGAACAACGCGCAAGCCAATGAGGGTTAATAATGGATAACTAACATTCCACAAGAATGAATGCTCTGCAGTTCGTTCCGGATTAGCCCCCGGCCGGCCTCTTTGACTTTCTTGATTGGATGGACACAGCCAGACACGATCCGAACACCAAAGCTTCCTTTTTCGGGATGGGAATAGGATCCACTCCACTTGCCAGTTTGTTACAATGTTGTCCATTTCTTTGTCGCGAGCCCTCAAATCCCCCCACCAAGAATCGAAAAAATGCTTCATCTGAAAAATCAATTGTACAGATCGAGCCGCAGCTGTGTGTATCTCTGCATTCTCTTCACCTCCCAGCCTCACATGTTCATCTGAAAAATTCAGAACGATAATCCTTCCATATGCAGGTTCCTGACCACAAGGCGGCCAAGGCGCGATGGACCTCCCGGTGGCGGACCCCGGAACGGAGCGAGGCGAAGGCCCGCTGATCCAGTGCCCATACTGCGACTCAGAGGCGATGCACAAGCTAGCCCAGATCCTCCTCCCGGGTCTCGCCGCCGTCTGCGTGGACGGCACGACGGGGGACCTGTTCCGCAACCCGTCCGTGGTGGCCGTCGACCTCCGGAAGGAGATGGTGGACTACATCACGCAGCGGAGCGACACGTTCATCGCGGACGCGCTGATCGAGTCGGAGGCGAACCAGGACGGGCCGGAGGCCGAGATGCCCGACGACCCGTTCGAGATCGTCTCCGTGTTCATGGACGACTTCAGCAGCACCAAGCGCAACATCATCGGCCACGTCTCCGGGTGGCTGCTGAGCGACAGCCGCGACGACAAGATCGACGACTTCGTGCAGGAGATGGAGATGACGAGGTTCTGGCCGCTGGAGCGCCGGGAGGCCATCGCCGAAGTCCTCCTCAAGAACGTCGACCTCAAGACCAAGTTCCACTGCCCC is part of the Miscanthus floridulus cultivar M001 chromosome 9, ASM1932011v1, whole genome shotgun sequence genome and encodes:
- the LOC136481242 gene encoding uncharacterized protein, which gives rise to MDLPVADPGTERGEGPLIQCPYCDSEAMHKLAQILLPGLAAVCVDGTTGDLFRNPSVVAVDLRKEMVDYITQRSDTFIADALIESEANQDGPEAEMPDDPFEIVSVFMDDFSSTKRNIIGHVSGWLLSDSRDDKIDDFVQEMEMTRFWPLERREAIAEVLLKNVDLKTKFHCPEKYENEERLAEHKLQCSFRPVVCPNDGCRAKVSVRCMKDHDAACFYKVLQCEQGCDKRLLRRDMDRHCVTVCPMRPMKCPFGCDSSFPDRDLEKHCVEFLQAHLVKVLKAIHKKWRSEEELKELALKLEKYDGDGKLAKALDARPLTNVVKDLEAKMKGEHSMDNDIV